The Pseudanabaena yagii GIHE-NHR1 genome segment AAAAGCATGGTTCCCCCGTCCTAGGGAATAGGCGATCGCATAGCGTCCATCGGTAGTTTTGCGAATGGAACGGACTCTTCCATAGCGATAGATTTTATCCCACCCAATACGGCTCGCTTCGCGATCGATGGAATCAAACACATTGCCCGATCTCGGTGTATAGGTTTCGGCTAAATCAGGCTCAGCAAAGACTTGCCAGAGATATCTACAAGCTGCACTAACCTTGCCGTGAGTGAAGTCATGCCATGCCTCGCGCCATGCGTAACTCGGAAATCCCCAAATATTATCGGGACAGGAATCAGAATTAGAGCGCAGTCTTTCATGTAAAGGAATTTGGGAATTAAGGCAGAGTCTCTTATATCGAGCATAGGGTTGTGGTTCTAAACCAAGGGCAACAATCTGATCCGCCGCCACACCAAAAATCCTGAGATAGTCAGTCCAGATATAACTTCCTAATCCGCCACCGAGCGCTCCGTAGGTTGTCTCATGCACTGGTAGCCCCAAACTATACAAAGATTGAACTTCTACATTCGGTAATTGAAAGAAATCGGGAGGGAATGTTTGAGTAGATTCTAGGCTTTGTCCAGTATTAACAGGCTGTGAAATAGCTGGACTTGTTTCAGACTTGAGCAATCCCGTTTCAGGATGAAAGAGAATTGTAGGAACAGAAGAAGAGAGCTTAACGGTATTACTTGATGAATTATGGGGCGATCCCGTAATAATTGTTTGACTCGTTGATGGCAAATCAAAGGCGATCGCAATTTCATAGCGTCCAATCGTTAAGAGATCGCCACTCGCTAGCACTCTCCGTAATCCCATCCCCTGTTCAATTAATGCCCCATTTACCAAAATCCCATTGGTACTATTTTGGTCAATTACTACTACGTTACCCTGCTCGAATACCAGCAAAGCATGGTATCGCGACACCGAGCGATCGCTTAGCACTAATGGCGATACCTGATTCCCATCAAGGTCATTTGGTAAAGAAGTTTGCTCCTTGCCAATCGCGATTGGTAAACTCAACTGTAAGCTCTGCTGCTGATTTGTATTGATTTCCAGCCAACTTAACTGAACAAAAATTTGCATGTTATTCAAAATCATGTGTTAAGAGATTTACAGCGCAATTCTTTACCTAAGGGTTCTGCAATTTAATAAAGAACCAGATTTTTTGTGGCGCGGCTTCGCCGCGCCACAAAAAATCGGTTCCTTATTTCCCTGTATGTCCCTAAGCAAGAGGCAAAATACTACTGGCAGCACCAGCTAAGGAAGTACCACACCAAGGACATACGAGGGTTATCTTCTCATAGCTAGAAATCTTAGCGCATTTGAGATTTGGACATTGCAATCCATAGGCTTGGTTGGGATTATTGCTATGAGGATTTGGTACAGATTTGGGGGGGGATTGAGTGACGATTTCCGTAATTTGCAAAATTTGATGTCCCAATGCGATCGCGCTATTTTGCTGAAGTTCGATTTCTCCCTGCACTAACCGCTTACCGTCAACAACTGGCGGATTGGATTCACGCATATTCCTAAGCCAAAATTTTCGCTTCTGCGGGTCAAAATAAATCACCACATGCAAGCCTGACACTGTGGGATCGGATAAAACTAAATCACACCTTGCAGGGTCACGCCCAACCCGCACCATCGTGAGACCAATTTTATATTGTTTCGTAATGTCAGATTCCACCCAAGTTAGTGTTAATTCAGACATAATTGTCCTTAATGCTTGATTCTAAATATAGCGTTTTCCCGATAGGATGTTTGTATTCTTGCCGAAGGTAAGAATACAAACATCCTAAAAAGACCTAACATTAATTTCCATGACTCCGACATTACTTGGACGATGGCAAACTCGCCTCTTACTTTTGGGAACCTTGGGAGTACTCATTACCATTCCCTTTTCTCTGATCAATGGTGACGCGATTTACTTTCAAGTTTTACTATGTATTGCAGTT includes the following:
- a CDS encoding FHA domain-containing protein — its product is MSELTLTWVESDITKQYKIGLTMVRVGRDPARCDLVLSDPTVSGLHVVIYFDPQKRKFWLRNMRESNPPVVDGKRLVQGEIELQQNSAIALGHQILQITEIVTQSPPKSVPNPHSNNPNQAYGLQCPNLKCAKISSYEKITLVCPWCGTSLAGAASSILPLA
- a CDS encoding FHA domain-containing protein; its protein translation is MQIFVQLSWLEINTNQQQSLQLSLPIAIGKEQTSLPNDLDGNQVSPLVLSDRSVSRYHALLVFEQGNVVVIDQNSTNGILVNGALIEQGMGLRRVLASGDLLTIGRYEIAIAFDLPSTSQTIITGSPHNSSSNTVKLSSSVPTILFHPETGLLKSETSPAISQPVNTGQSLESTQTFPPDFFQLPNVEVQSLYSLGLPVHETTYGALGGGLGSYIWTDYLRIFGVAADQIVALGLEPQPYARYKRLCLNSQIPLHERLRSNSDSCPDNIWGFPSYAWREAWHDFTHGKVSAACRYLWQVFAEPDLAETYTPRSGNVFDSIDREASRIGWDKIYRYGRVRSIRKTTDGRYAIAYSLGRGNHAFLVAKYLHLAMGYAAIQFLPDLQTYRSETEDFRAVVNGYEEHEHIYEHLQNHGGTVLIRGRGIVASRIVQRIYEVRQRSPQQKINLLHLMRSPKAQGNSYGSAHRTVKNHYEFQPFNWPKACWGGDLRAVLEEADPQTRQALLKDWGGTTTADRHDWKRIVQTGLNEGWYQITFGDVEKVEQLSDRRTATYIRPRQMEGILQLTADFIIDATGLDAKVQTNPLFADLLDCYNISTNALGRLSVTNDFEIAELRNNEGRVYAAGAATLGGSYAAVDSFLGLQFAALRSVDNLVKAHAPQLQHLNGWSSVLQWLKWARNQSP